A genomic region of Ewingella sp. CoE-038-23 contains the following coding sequences:
- a CDS encoding HlyD family secretion protein, producing MSKRMLLTLLLVAVAISLAVLFRAGNQDLLLQGEVDAPEVIVASKAKGRVIERYVERGDDVKAGQLLMSLDSPELMAQLRSLEAARDQAKSQLELSINGTREESIRNLKATLGQAQTEYTNARDEYNRNAKVASKGYVSASDLENSRRARDSAYQQVLVAKANLDEGVNGDRAEQRQSYAAQLRQAEEDLLEVKAQTDDLQVKAPVDGEVGPIPVEVGELQSASSPLLTLLRLPDAYFVFNLREDILAGIHKGDKIRIRVPALNNQEVEAEVRYIAPLGDYATKRATRATGDFDLKTFEVRLYPLQKVPNMRQGMSALWNWKE from the coding sequence ATGAGTAAGAGAATGTTATTGACCCTGCTGTTAGTAGCAGTGGCCATTTCGCTGGCGGTACTTTTCCGCGCGGGCAACCAGGACTTATTATTGCAGGGAGAAGTGGACGCGCCGGAGGTGATTGTTGCGTCTAAGGCCAAAGGCCGGGTGATTGAACGCTACGTTGAGCGTGGCGATGATGTGAAAGCCGGGCAGCTGCTGATGTCTCTCGACAGTCCGGAACTGATGGCGCAGTTACGCTCACTGGAGGCGGCACGCGATCAGGCCAAATCACAGCTGGAATTGTCGATTAACGGTACCCGCGAAGAGAGCATCCGCAACCTGAAAGCGACGTTGGGACAGGCGCAAACTGAGTACACCAATGCACGCGACGAGTACAATCGTAATGCCAAAGTGGCCTCCAAAGGCTATGTTTCTGCATCAGATTTAGAGAATTCCCGCCGCGCGCGCGACAGCGCTTATCAGCAAGTATTAGTCGCCAAAGCCAACCTCGATGAAGGCGTTAATGGCGACCGTGCCGAGCAACGCCAAAGCTATGCCGCCCAACTGCGTCAGGCCGAAGAAGACCTGCTGGAAGTGAAAGCCCAAACGGATGACTTACAGGTCAAAGCGCCGGTTGATGGCGAAGTCGGGCCAATCCCGGTGGAAGTGGGGGAGCTGCAAAGTGCTTCCAGCCCGTTGCTCACTCTGCTGCGCTTGCCGGACGCCTATTTCGTTTTCAACCTGCGTGAAGACATCCTCGCCGGGATACATAAAGGCGACAAAATCAGAATTCGCGTTCCCGCGCTCAATAACCAAGAAGTGGAAGCCGAGGTGCGTTACATCGCGCCACTGGGGGATTACGCCACCAAGCGCGCCACCCGCGCCACTGGCGACTTTGACCTGAAAACCTTTGAAGTTCGGCTCTATCCGCTGCAAAAAGTGCCTAACATGCGCCAAGGCATGAGCGCGCTGTGGAACTGGAAAGAGTAG
- a CDS encoding ABC transporter permease, which yields MYRVKAGWRCFSRSFNRETRDAFRKPVIHWLGWIFPLLLFILISSNFSEGTLLNLPVSVVDNDHSTLSKTLIRKMDAGSHAHVQTFDGGLQEAEHRLRTAQDYALLYIPPDFEADALEGKQPSVVLYYNALFYGAGLYSTQDFSGLITELNSQYRAILANEMGKTMPPLASVELLYGSLFNASGSYIYYQQFAAMIHLIQLFTVTCMIYVMARSQSLLGAPSFTFALLGKLAPYTLCFTTLLLVEIAMLVGFFDARVSGNPLFMVLISFFYVIAAQSIGLLLFTFTSTTITAYTLMGIFVSIALTFSGMAVPELSMPLVARIISNIEPLTHALYAMFDIFLRQVPASAIFSVCAILLIYPLITGLLVHKRLYLRLKKQEPGK from the coding sequence ATGTACCGGGTAAAAGCCGGCTGGCGCTGTTTCTCTCGCTCGTTCAACCGTGAAACGCGCGACGCCTTTCGCAAGCCGGTGATCCACTGGCTGGGTTGGATATTCCCTTTACTGCTGTTCATCCTGATCAGCAGTAACTTCTCCGAGGGTACCTTGCTGAACCTGCCGGTGTCAGTGGTGGATAACGACCACAGCACGCTGTCCAAAACGCTGATCCGCAAGATGGACGCCGGTTCGCACGCCCACGTGCAGACTTTTGACGGTGGGTTGCAGGAGGCTGAGCATCGGCTGCGCACCGCGCAGGATTACGCCTTGCTCTACATTCCGCCTGACTTTGAGGCCGACGCGCTGGAAGGCAAACAGCCAAGCGTGGTGCTCTATTACAATGCGCTGTTTTACGGCGCCGGGCTTTACTCCACGCAGGACTTCAGCGGTTTAATCACTGAATTAAATAGTCAATATCGGGCGATTCTGGCCAATGAAATGGGCAAAACCATGCCGCCGCTGGCGAGCGTGGAGCTGCTGTATGGCAGCCTGTTTAACGCCAGCGGCAGCTACATTTACTACCAGCAGTTTGCGGCGATGATCCACCTGATTCAGCTATTTACCGTGACGTGCATGATTTACGTGATGGCGCGCAGCCAGTCCCTGCTGGGCGCGCCGTCTTTTACCTTTGCGCTGTTGGGCAAACTCGCGCCTTATACCCTGTGTTTCACCACGCTGTTGCTGGTGGAAATCGCCATGCTGGTGGGTTTTTTTGACGCGAGGGTCAGTGGCAATCCGCTGTTTATGGTGTTGATTAGCTTCTTCTATGTGATTGCCGCCCAAAGCATCGGGCTACTGCTGTTCACCTTCACCAGCACCACGATCACCGCCTATACCCTGATGGGGATTTTCGTCAGTATCGCGCTGACTTTCTCGGGCATGGCGGTGCCGGAGCTGTCCATGCCACTAGTGGCGCGGATCATCTCGAATATTGAGCCGCTGACCCACGCCCTGTACGCGATGTTTGACATTTTCCTGCGGCAGGTGCCAGCCAGCGCTATCTTCAGCGTGTGCGCCATTTTGCTGATTTACCCGCTGATCACTGGATTACTGGTGCATAAGCGATTGTACCTGCGCCTTAAGAAGCAGGAGCCAGGAAAATGA
- a CDS encoding ABC transporter permease, with the protein MTLRQWLTTYWKTFVKVLTGMLDKPMWMMLLISLCVMSTVYANRTVWDLPVAVVDQDHSTASRMLIRQLDATSKIKMNSYDSVDQAEKDLAWRKLFAVIIMPVDLEKKILAGSDVVIPVYGDATNRLANGQIQQDVVAAYQSILTQYNTELLMRSGFNSKQANVLLTPIVGQTLDLFNPGISFAAIIFPGLLVMLLQHSLLIASVRVNITLNSAPDGKPAIPVFLGGLTALIPIWLFLSIVLFVLWPWILGYRQTATIPEIIMLTFPFLLAVLGLGKLVTECLRSVEMIYLTLSFITMPVFYISGTIWPLQAMPTWVRGVSSMLPSTWATKAIAGVNQMGLPFKEVGGDMLMLLLLGAIYTILGIGLGILRDSGRLRGLLHRKKPLKND; encoded by the coding sequence ATGACGCTACGCCAATGGCTTACCACTTACTGGAAGACCTTCGTTAAAGTCCTGACCGGCATGCTCGACAAGCCGATGTGGATGATGTTGCTGATTTCGCTGTGCGTGATGAGCACGGTTTACGCCAATCGCACGGTGTGGGATTTGCCGGTGGCGGTGGTCGATCAGGACCACAGCACGGCCAGCCGGATGCTTATCCGCCAACTTGATGCTACCTCGAAAATCAAGATGAACAGCTATGACAGCGTGGATCAGGCCGAGAAGGATCTGGCGTGGCGCAAACTGTTCGCGGTGATCATCATGCCGGTCGATCTGGAGAAAAAGATCCTCGCCGGCAGCGACGTGGTGATCCCGGTGTACGGCGATGCCACCAACCGTCTGGCGAACGGCCAGATCCAGCAGGACGTGGTGGCGGCCTACCAGTCGATTTTGACCCAGTACAACACCGAATTGTTGATGCGTAGCGGCTTCAACAGTAAGCAGGCCAATGTGCTGCTGACGCCAATCGTCGGCCAGACGCTGGACCTGTTTAACCCCGGCATCAGCTTCGCGGCCATCATCTTCCCCGGCCTGCTGGTGATGTTGCTGCAACACTCCTTGCTGATCGCCAGCGTGCGGGTGAATATCACCCTCAATAGCGCGCCCGACGGCAAGCCTGCCATCCCGGTTTTCCTCGGCGGGCTGACGGCGCTAATCCCCATCTGGCTGTTCCTGTCCATCGTGCTGTTTGTACTCTGGCCTTGGATCTTGGGGTATCGGCAGACGGCGACCATTCCCGAAATCATCATGCTGACCTTCCCGTTCCTGCTGGCGGTGCTCGGGCTGGGTAAACTGGTGACCGAATGTCTGCGCAGCGTGGAGATGATCTACCTGACGCTCTCTTTCATCACCATGCCGGTGTTCTACATTTCGGGGACCATTTGGCCGTTACAGGCTATGCCGACTTGGGTGCGGGGCGTGTCATCCATGCTGCCGTCCACCTGGGCCACCAAGGCGATTGCGGGGGTCAACCAGATGGGGCTGCCGTTCAAAGAGGTGGGCGGCGATATGCTGATGCTGCTGCTTCTCGGCGCGATTTATACCATTTTGGGTATTGGCTTGGGTATTTTGCGAGACAGCGGGCGGCTGCGTGGCCTGCTGCATCGCAAGAAACCGCTAAAGAATGATTAA
- a CDS encoding U32 family peptidase: protein MKYSLGAILYYWTKQDVEAFYQAAASSSADIIYLGENVCTKRREMKVNDWLEIARQLAASGKQVVLSTLALLQAPSELNELKRYVENGEFLLEANDFGAVNMAAERKLPFVAGHALNCYNAATLKILHQQGMTRWCMPVELSRDWLVNLLNQCQDMGIGGKFEVEVLSYGHLPLAYSARCFTARSEDRAKDDCETCCIKYPQGRKVLSQENQQVFVLNGIQTQSGYCYNLGNEQTSMQGLVDIVRLSPESLQTLQVLEQFRRNEQGLSALELQDKADCNGYWQRVAGLELVQ from the coding sequence ATGAAATACTCTTTAGGCGCCATCCTTTATTACTGGACGAAGCAGGACGTTGAGGCGTTTTATCAGGCCGCCGCCAGCAGCAGCGCCGATATCATCTATCTCGGCGAAAATGTCTGTACCAAACGCCGCGAGATGAAGGTCAATGACTGGCTGGAAATCGCCCGCCAGCTCGCCGCCAGCGGCAAACAGGTGGTGCTTTCAACCCTCGCGCTGCTGCAAGCGCCGTCGGAACTGAACGAGTTGAAACGCTACGTGGAAAACGGCGAGTTTCTGCTGGAAGCCAACGATTTTGGCGCGGTGAACATGGCCGCGGAGCGCAAACTGCCGTTTGTCGCCGGCCACGCGCTGAACTGCTACAACGCCGCCACTCTGAAAATTCTGCATCAACAGGGCATGACGCGCTGGTGCATGCCGGTGGAGCTTTCTCGCGACTGGCTGGTGAACTTGCTCAATCAGTGTCAGGACATGGGGATTGGCGGCAAGTTCGAGGTGGAAGTGCTCTCCTACGGCCACTTGCCGCTGGCCTACTCGGCGCGCTGCTTTACCGCGCGCTCGGAAGATCGGGCCAAGGATGATTGTGAAACCTGCTGCATCAAGTATCCGCAGGGCCGCAAAGTGCTGTCGCAGGAGAACCAGCAGGTGTTCGTGCTCAACGGCATTCAGACCCAAAGCGGCTATTGCTACAACCTCGGCAATGAGCAAACATCAATGCAGGGCTTGGTGGATATTGTCAGATTGTCGCCGGAAAGCCTGCAAACCTTGCAGGTGCTCGAGCAGTTCCGCCGCAATGAACAGGGGCTATCGGCGCTGGAGTTGCAGGATAAAGCCGACTGTAACGGCTACTGGCAGCGCGTCGCCGGGCTGGAATTAGTGCAATAA
- the ubiU gene encoding ubiquinone anaerobic biosynthesis protein UbiU produces MELLCPAGNLPALKAAIDQGADAVYIGLKDDTNARHFAGLNFTEKKLQEAANYVHRHRRKLHIAINTFAHPDGFERWERAVDMAAQLGADALILADIAMLDYATKRYPQVERHVSVQASATNDEAIKFYQRNFDVARVVLPRVLSMHQVRQLSRTSVVPLEVFAFGSLCIMAEGRCYLSSYLTGESPNTVGACSPARFVRWQQTAQGMESRLNNVLIDRYDEGENAGYPTLCKGRYLVDGAKYHALEEPTSLNTLELLPELFAANIASVKIEGRQRSPAYVSEVTRVWRAAIDRCAANPQAFTTDTQWMTQLGSMSEGTQTTLGAYHRKWQ; encoded by the coding sequence ATGGAGCTACTTTGCCCGGCGGGTAATTTGCCCGCGTTGAAAGCGGCCATTGATCAGGGTGCCGACGCGGTCTATATCGGCCTGAAAGACGATACCAATGCCCGCCATTTTGCCGGTCTGAACTTTACTGAGAAGAAATTGCAGGAGGCGGCAAATTACGTACATCGCCACCGCCGCAAGCTGCATATCGCCATTAACACCTTCGCCCACCCTGACGGCTTTGAGCGCTGGGAGCGCGCCGTCGACATGGCCGCGCAGCTGGGCGCCGACGCGCTGATCCTGGCCGATATCGCGATGCTCGATTATGCCACCAAACGCTATCCGCAGGTTGAGCGCCACGTGTCGGTTCAGGCTTCGGCCACCAACGATGAAGCCATTAAATTTTATCAGCGCAATTTTGATGTTGCCCGCGTGGTGCTTCCCCGCGTGCTGTCGATGCATCAGGTCCGCCAGCTATCGCGTACCAGCGTTGTGCCGCTGGAGGTGTTCGCCTTTGGCAGCCTGTGCATCATGGCGGAAGGCCGCTGCTACCTCTCCTCCTATCTGACCGGCGAGTCGCCAAACACCGTGGGTGCCTGCTCTCCCGCGCGTTTTGTTCGCTGGCAGCAGACGGCACAGGGCATGGAGTCGCGCCTCAACAATGTGCTGATTGACCGCTATGACGAAGGCGAAAACGCCGGATATCCGACGCTGTGCAAGGGGCGCTATCTGGTGGACGGCGCGAAGTACCACGCGCTGGAAGAGCCCACCAGCCTGAATACGCTGGAGCTGCTGCCTGAGCTGTTTGCCGCCAATATCGCGTCGGTGAAAATCGAGGGGCGTCAGCGCAGCCCGGCCTATGTCAGCGAAGTAACCCGCGTCTGGCGCGCCGCTATTGATCGCTGTGCGGCCAATCCGCAGGCGTTCACCACGGATACTCAGTGGATGACGCAGCTAGGTTCAATGTCAGAAGGCACCCAAACCACGCTCGGTGCCTACCACCGCAAGTGGCAATAA
- the ubiT gene encoding ubiquinone anaerobic biosynthesis accessory factor UbiT has translation MLQKLRARMVRQGPSLLSLPVKFTPFAVQRQVLQQVLSWQFRQALAEGDLDFLEDRWLKIEVSDLGLSWLMSVEDSKLVISEQGEADVSFSGNANDLVLIAARKQDPDTLFFQRRLRIEGDTELGLYVKNLMDAVDLDSMPLLLKSGLMRLADFIEAGLQEDREPGAPVVQTC, from the coding sequence GTGTTGCAAAAACTACGAGCACGTATGGTGCGTCAGGGGCCGTCATTACTAAGTTTGCCGGTAAAATTCACGCCTTTCGCCGTACAGCGGCAGGTTTTGCAACAGGTACTTAGCTGGCAATTCCGGCAGGCGCTGGCCGAGGGCGATTTGGATTTTCTCGAAGATCGCTGGTTAAAAATCGAAGTCAGCGATCTTGGTCTAAGCTGGCTGATGTCAGTTGAAGATAGCAAGCTGGTGATTAGCGAGCAGGGCGAGGCGGATGTCAGTTTTAGCGGCAATGCTAACGATTTGGTACTGATCGCCGCGCGCAAGCAAGACCCTGATACGCTGTTCTTCCAGCGCCGGTTGCGTATCGAAGGAGATACGGAACTCGGGCTGTACGTCAAAAATCTGATGGACGCCGTCGATCTGGACAGCATGCCTTTGCTGCTGAAAAGCGGCTTAATGCGCCTGGCAGACTTCATTGAAGCAGGTTTACAAGAGGACCGCGAGCCTGGCGCTCCGGTAGTGCAAACATGTTAA
- a CDS encoding GNAT family N-acetyltransferase, with amino-acid sequence MLIRTEIPIDAAGIDRLLREAFKRDDEADLVRELREDGLLTLGVVATDDEGQVVGYVAFSPVDIKGEDRNWVSLAPLAVDESLRGQGFGEKLVYEGLDSLNEFGYAAVVVLGDPNYYQRFGFKPAAQHDLHCRWSGTEATFQLYTLSDDALNDAHGEVTFPAAFNRF; translated from the coding sequence ATGTTAATTCGTACCGAAATACCGATTGATGCCGCCGGCATAGACCGTTTATTGCGCGAAGCTTTCAAGCGCGACGACGAAGCAGACTTGGTCAGAGAGCTGCGCGAAGACGGTTTGCTAACCCTCGGCGTGGTTGCCACCGATGACGAAGGTCAGGTGGTCGGCTACGTGGCTTTCAGCCCGGTTGATATCAAAGGAGAAGACCGTAATTGGGTCTCTCTGGCACCGTTGGCAGTCGATGAATCACTGCGCGGGCAGGGCTTTGGCGAAAAGCTGGTGTACGAAGGTTTGGACTCACTCAATGAGTTCGGCTACGCCGCCGTGGTGGTGCTGGGCGATCCTAACTACTATCAGCGTTTCGGCTTTAAACCCGCAGCCCAGCACGACCTGCACTGCCGCTGGTCAGGCACGGAAGCCACTTTCCAGCTCTACACCCTGAGTGATGACGCCCTCAACGATGCCCACGGCGAAGTGACTTTCCCGGCGGCGTTTAATCGTTTTTGA
- a CDS encoding GIY-YIG nuclease family protein, with the protein MSESAEPSRWFLYMLRTPSGMLYTGITTEVERRLTQHQSGKGAKALRGKGELELVFHCAAGDRSLASKLELKVKKLTKAQKEKLVKEQPGSLESYLDC; encoded by the coding sequence ATGTCCGAGTCTGCCGAGCCATCACGCTGGTTTTTATACATGCTGCGCACGCCGTCCGGCATGCTTTACACCGGCATCACCACCGAAGTCGAACGCCGCCTGACCCAGCATCAGTCGGGTAAAGGCGCCAAAGCGCTGCGCGGTAAAGGCGAACTAGAATTAGTGTTCCACTGCGCCGCCGGAGATCGCTCACTGGCCTCAAAGCTTGAACTAAAAGTGAAGAAACTGACGAAAGCGCAGAAAGAGAAACTGGTGAAAGAACAGCCGGGGAGTTTGGAGAGTTATTTGGATTGTTGA
- a CDS encoding YhbP family protein codes for MTDATDVKHISTFLDDNHVLALCALADGEMWSANCFYVADTEIMTLYFMTELKTQHGAMMAKNSQVVGTIAPQPESIALIRGIQYRGEAVILSGDEEQAARQRYCQQFPIAATMKAPVWALKLNEIKMTDNDLGFGTKLRWQRSES; via the coding sequence ATGACTGACGCGACCGATGTAAAACATATCAGCACCTTTCTTGATGACAATCACGTGCTGGCGCTGTGCGCGTTGGCAGATGGGGAGATGTGGAGCGCCAACTGTTTTTACGTGGCGGACACGGAAATCATGACGCTCTATTTCATGACCGAGCTGAAAACCCAACACGGCGCGATGATGGCGAAAAACTCGCAGGTGGTGGGCACCATTGCACCTCAGCCGGAGAGCATTGCGCTGATTCGTGGCATTCAGTATCGCGGCGAGGCGGTGATTCTCTCTGGTGATGAAGAGCAGGCGGCGCGCCAGCGTTACTGCCAGCAGTTCCCCATCGCGGCAACGATGAAAGCCCCCGTCTGGGCGTTAAAACTCAATGAAATCAAGATGACCGACAATGATCTCGGGTTTGGCACCAAGTTGAGATGGCAGCGTAGCGAAAGCTAG
- a CDS encoding type 1 glutamine amidotransferase domain-containing protein: protein MSKKIAVLITDEFEDSEFTSPAEAYKKAGHQVITIEHKAGNVIHGKQGKAKVTIDKSIDDVKVADFDALLLPGGHSPDTLRGDDRFVEFTRQFAKSGKPIFAICHGPQLLINADVIRGRKLTTVKPVVVDVKNAGAEFFDKEVVVDNDTLVTSRTPDDLPAFNRESLRVLAA, encoded by the coding sequence ATGAGCAAGAAAATTGCAGTCCTAATCACTGACGAATTTGAAGACTCAGAATTCACCTCGCCAGCGGAAGCCTATAAGAAAGCCGGCCACCAAGTGATCACCATTGAGCATAAAGCCGGAAACGTCATTCATGGCAAGCAGGGCAAAGCCAAAGTCACCATTGATAAATCTATTGATGATGTCAAAGTCGCTGACTTCGACGCTCTGCTGCTGCCGGGCGGCCACTCGCCAGATACTCTGCGCGGCGACGATCGCTTCGTCGAGTTTACTCGCCAATTCGCCAAAAGCGGCAAGCCTATTTTCGCCATTTGCCACGGGCCACAGCTGCTGATTAACGCGGATGTCATTCGCGGACGCAAGCTGACTACAGTGAAACCGGTGGTGGTTGATGTGAAAAACGCCGGAGCCGAGTTCTTCGACAAAGAAGTGGTGGTCGATAACGACACGCTGGTCACCAGCCGCACGCCAGATGACTTACCTGCGTTTAACCGCGAGTCGCTTAGAGTGCTGGCGGCATAA
- the phnP gene encoding phosphonate metabolism protein PhnP: MQLTFLGTGGAQQVPVFGCDCGVCEQARKDPAFRRQPCSAKLEYQGEVTLIDAGLPELAQQFAAGEIQRFWLTHYHMDHVQGLFPLRWGVGNAIPVYGPPDENGCDDLFKHPGILNFQPPFQPFVPRNFGNLQLTPLPLNHSKITFGYLIKTERATLAYLTDTAGLPLATAKYLEEIPLDAMVLDCSHPPRDIPDKNHNDVHQALAIHEQLKPGKTYLTHISHKLDLWLQSNPLPENVIAARDGQTLSW; encoded by the coding sequence ATGCAATTGACCTTTCTCGGCACCGGCGGAGCACAGCAGGTGCCCGTTTTTGGCTGCGACTGCGGCGTGTGTGAACAGGCGCGTAAAGACCCGGCGTTTCGCCGTCAGCCTTGCAGTGCAAAGTTGGAATATCAGGGGGAAGTGACGCTGATTGATGCAGGATTGCCGGAGTTAGCCCAACAGTTTGCGGCGGGCGAAATTCAGCGTTTTTGGCTTACACATTATCATATGGATCACGTTCAGGGGTTATTTCCGTTGCGCTGGGGTGTTGGAAATGCGATCCCGGTCTATGGTCCGCCGGATGAAAACGGCTGTGACGACCTGTTCAAACATCCGGGCATTCTGAATTTTCAGCCGCCGTTTCAACCCTTTGTCCCCCGTAATTTCGGCAACCTGCAACTGACGCCGCTGCCGCTCAATCATTCTAAAATCACCTTCGGCTATTTGATTAAAACCGAGCGGGCGACGCTGGCTTACCTCACCGATACCGCCGGTTTGCCGCTGGCGACGGCAAAATATCTGGAGGAGATCCCACTGGATGCCATGGTGCTGGATTGCAGCCACCCGCCGCGCGACATCCCCGACAAAAATCACAATGACGTTCATCAGGCGCTGGCTATCCATGAGCAGTTAAAACCGGGCAAAACCTATCTGACCCATATCAGCCACAAGCTGGATTTATGGCTCCAGAGCAACCCATTGCCGGAAAACGTCATCGCGGCGCGAGACGGGCAGACGCTGAGTTGGTAA
- a CDS encoding DapH/DapD/GlmU-related protein: protein MSDIVENPQNAEIDFSQPKIGENVVMNKSRAGRYVHISDNAIFEESTIDDYSYTAGNNQIHYATIGKFVSIATYVRINPGNHPTYNRIAQHHFTYRASAYDLGEDDVNFFDWRREHHVTVGNDVWIGHNAVIMPGVKVGNGAVIGTSAVVTKDVEPYSIVAGVAAKKIGMRFNDGLIEKIERSQWWNWDHETLRARMPDFRNLESFVEKYL from the coding sequence ATGAGTGATATTGTTGAAAACCCGCAAAACGCTGAAATCGACTTCTCACAGCCTAAAATTGGCGAAAACGTGGTGATGAATAAGTCCCGTGCCGGGCGCTACGTTCACATCTCCGATAACGCCATCTTTGAAGAATCCACTATCGACGACTACTCCTATACCGCCGGTAACAACCAGATTCATTACGCCACCATTGGCAAATTTGTCTCGATTGCCACCTATGTGCGCATCAATCCGGGCAACCATCCGACCTATAATCGCATTGCTCAGCACCACTTTACCTATCGCGCTTCGGCCTATGATTTGGGTGAAGATGACGTGAATTTCTTCGACTGGCGCCGCGAGCATCACGTCACCGTCGGCAATGATGTCTGGATCGGCCACAACGCGGTAATTATGCCGGGCGTGAAAGTCGGCAATGGCGCGGTGATTGGCACCTCAGCCGTGGTGACCAAAGACGTCGAGCCTTACTCCATCGTGGCGGGCGTGGCGGCGAAGAAGATTGGTATGCGTTTTAACGACGGCTTGATTGAGAAAATCGAGCGCAGCCAGTGGTGGAACTGGGATCACGAGACGCTAAGAGCGCGCATGCCTGATTTCCGCAACCTCGAAAGCTTTGTCGAAAAATACCTTTGA
- the phnN gene encoding ribose 1,5-bisphosphokinase, with the protein MSRLVYLMGASGAGKDSLLDALRHDLPPNLMVAHRYITRPANAGSENHIALSQHEFSQRAERGLFALEWQAHGCHYAIGIEIDHWMQQGCNVVINGSRAYLEQAMQRYSQRLIPVCLQVSEDVLRQRLEQRGRENSEQIQHRLQRAAQYANQMPAHCQRLENNGQLQQTLAGLLQLLAAPSTAFLYPISPQKVEP; encoded by the coding sequence ATGAGCCGACTCGTTTACTTGATGGGCGCATCGGGAGCAGGCAAGGATAGCCTGCTGGATGCCCTGCGCCACGACCTGCCACCCAATTTGATGGTGGCGCATCGCTACATCACTCGCCCTGCCAATGCAGGCTCGGAGAACCATATTGCCCTCAGCCAGCATGAGTTTTCCCAGCGAGCCGAGCGCGGCCTGTTTGCGCTGGAGTGGCAGGCTCACGGTTGCCATTACGCGATCGGCATTGAGATAGACCACTGGATGCAGCAAGGCTGCAACGTGGTGATCAACGGCTCTCGTGCTTATCTGGAACAGGCGATGCAGCGCTACAGCCAGCGGCTTATCCCAGTCTGCTTGCAGGTGTCCGAAGACGTTTTGCGCCAGCGTTTAGAGCAGCGCGGGCGGGAAAACAGCGAGCAGATCCAGCATCGTTTGCAACGGGCGGCGCAGTACGCCAATCAGATGCCCGCCCATTGTCAGAGATTGGAAAACAACGGCCAGTTACAACAGACGCTGGCAGGACTGTTGCAGCTACTCGCTGCGCCTTCCACCGCGTTTCTCTACCCTATTTCTCCCCAGAAGGTTGAGCCATGA